Within the Setaria viridis chromosome 3, Setaria_viridis_v4.0, whole genome shotgun sequence genome, the region TGGATCTACTCCCTGCTCCACGTTTTTTATGGAGCCGGAATTGCTAGATCCGAACACGTTTGGATGCGATTTTTTTGAGTTAGTGGAGTGAAGTAATTTTCGCTGATGTGAAGTGATCAGATGCCCTTGCCTGCCGCTTCCCGATCCGATCACATCACGCGCTCCCTTCCACGGCGGTATCCAGAGCGGAACAAGAACAACTGCTCCGTTCCCCCACGGCCCCACGTCCCCACCCACCTTgagtcgccgcccccgtcgcaACTCGCAAACCCCCCACCGGCGCATCCGATCCCCAAATccccggcggcgacgatggcggcCAGCCTGTGGCGGGCCGTGATGGACAGCGTCAGcggatcctcctcctcctcctcccccacggCGCCCGacgcggcgtccggcggcgtcGAGTTCTGGCACGGGGCCGAGCGCGTGGGGTGGCTGAACAAGCAGGGGGAGTACATCAagacgtggcggcggcggtggttcgTGCTCAAGCAGGGGCGGCTCTTCTGGTTCAAGGACCCCGCCGTGACGCGGGCCTCCGTGCCCCGCGGCGTCATCCCCGTCGCCTCCTGCCTCACAGTCAAGGGCGCCGAGGACGTGCTCAACCGCCAGTTCGCCTTCGAGCTCTCCACCCCCGCCGAAACCATGTACTTCATCGCCGACtcggagaaggagaaggaggagtgGATCAACTCCATCGGCCGCTCCATCGTCCAGCACTCCAGCTccatcgccgacgccgaggtCGTCGACTACGACAGCCGCCCCAAGGCCACGACGCAGCCCAAGGACAGCGAAGAGAGCGAGCCGGCAGCGTAACATCCACGGTGACCCCTGTGACTCTCTCTCCATATGGCTCTTAATTGTAATATATGTACTTCCAGGTGATTGGGAGCTTGTGGCGACGTTCCTTTGTTTCCTCACTCTTGATTATATGTAAATTAACTATCAATGACTCGTGTCTGGTAATAATTGGTATTTTCGTGTATAGCTTGTTCTTTCAATACCTTACTACGAATTGATCTTGATACAACGTAATTTACCAAGCAGTTGTTGCTTGTATAGTTTTTTTGCAGTAGTGGCGTTTGGAATTATTGGCTTCAATTTCAGAAATTACAACAGGTTTTAATCATCCATTCCTCTGTTGCTTTTGTTGAGTTTGGATTGTTCGATTGAAATACATCTATATCAGTCACAGAAGATTGTTCCATAAATCCCTCTACATTTTTGTGTACATATTATAACTAGAGTCTTCCTGTAATGAAGTACCACCTAGCTGTCCAGCTCGAAGTTTTTGTCCTAGAAATAGAAACATTCATGTATGCAGGATTATGTTTGTCAACAATGAAGTAAAAGAACCCTATATATTTAGATGtctagagcaactccagcaatagcctTCATACCAAAGCCTCTAAAGATCAAATGGGGTTCTCTCTATTTGTTTAAGGGCCACAAAAATGTctccaactccagcaatagcccCCATGGATAGAGGGCTCCCTAGGGACTCCCCAGGAATGGAGGGTGGACGGGTAATTTGGAGGCCTCTCCAAAATGGGGAGTCAAGTAGAGGGCCTGCTGGAGTGCCTTTTTTTGCTTGGCCCTCTAAACTTGGAATAGGGGGCTGTTTAGAGGGTCTGCTGGAGTTGCTTTATGTGATCTGAAGTGGAAGTTTTGTGTCTGTGTATTGGAGTATGGAATGCTGAAGAGCCAACATGTGCTGTGTTTTTTAGTTGTGTACTCATGAAAATTATGCTTCATTAGTTACTACATAAGGAGGATGGATTCTCCAGTCTTAATCAACCATGCTTAAATGCCACCTGGTGCTAATATTGTAGTGATGCCTGCTATCTCATTATATGGATCTAGGTTGTAGTAAATGCACCTAAAATGATGGTGACTTTTTGATCTCTTTTGTTTCCTGTAAGTCTTCTGATTATATGTATATTGGTTACTGCTGTCTTGGAATTTCGCTTTTGTTAGGAATGGCTATTAGCTTGTTTCTTTTATAATCGTCAGCCTTTCAACAGCATAATTTTCTAACTAGTTGATATTAGGCTAGTTTGCTCATTTTCTGCAGTTTCACTGTCGATATTGTTTGCTCAAAATTTCAGAAGACAACAATTTTTAACCATCAAACCATGATTTGCATCCTCCAGCCCTCACCCCCACCCAAAAAACAGGGTATTTCTTAAAGTTTGGTTTAAATGCATTTGATTTTGAGTCCCTCATGATTGTGACTGAATTTTCATCTGCTTGTTGTGTattattccctccatcccaaattactattcgttttgacttttctagatacatatcaaaagttttgtatctagaaaagacaaaacgaatagtaatttgggacggagggagtatgacaTAACTAAGCTCTTCTCCTAATGGCATAGCTTCCTTGTAATGTTCTTCTCCAAGTAACCTGTTAACATTTATGAAATCGAGAATAACTCCAATGGGAGTAGAATATTGATGTATGTGCAATGATACGTTTGTTAGTGAGCAAGTCAAACAACCATATATAAATGCTTGATGCTGTGATCTGAATTTCTATAGCAATGGGTGTGAACCTGTGAGTTATCTCTTTGATCTTAAAATGTAAACTGGGATACCAGGATTGCTTTGTTGTTCCATGCATGCAGTTACTGTAGCTCGTGCTGATCTTTTCAATATTTTCTTTCTCGAGATGGCACCTGAAATCTCGAGTATAGTTCAGTAGTTGAGCCTTAAagtcttcagagttcagactgcTATTAGCCTATTACTACAATAGGTGGTGTTAGGTAGTACTATCAGGTTATTTTTTATGTTCACTTCATGTTGATCTAGTTGAGTTCATGTACTTCTAGAATTTTAAGTATGTGCTCAGATATCTAGCTCTCTAATGGCGTTTACAGTGACAAAGCTAATTTTGCATTTTATGTTCTGTAGGAAGAATTTTTATCTTCCATTAATCCTAGGTTCAAGTCAAATCCCTTTACAtatgttggcacttggcagaaTGCCAGATTGGCATGTTGTTCGCTTTGTAATCCAAATACCTCTTGGTTCGTTCAGTGAAAAGGGAAAGACCGCTATTGATACAGTTTAATAACTGTCTGATTTTTTGCGAAGTAAAAGGAAGTACTCGGGTGCTGGATGTTTCATAAGAAGCCTGGTACCTTTGAACACAGTTGGTGGGCCCCTAATTTAATTGAAATCGACTTTGAGTTAAACAATGAAATACTTATGCCACTAGAGTTCAAATGAAAAATCAATCTGACCTATAGCTTTATTTCTTGAAGAACGATCTCCTGCTTGTCCAGTAAATCCCTCAACATGAACAGCTGAATCTTCGTAAAACAACGCGTGTACGGTGCTTGATGATCGGCTATGGCATGTTTTTTGTTCGTACTTTCATCCCATGTCCCCCGATCGGCTTTGTTCTCCACAACCACCGTTTCCCGATCGCATGTTTTGGATCAAAAGTTTGCGGGAGCATCAAGCCATTCAGGCCTTAGTTGAGGTCGAACAGTGCAGTCTTTATATCTGCTTACAGCTTACGTGACGTTGCTAGGATCGTACCTTCTTCAACTTCGCCAATTTTCTCCTCGGTTGCTTAGCCTGCTCGTATTCTACCCTGTAGCCCTGTTAGTGCATGACGTCTACAACCACAAGCTACTGCTGCTGCATGAGTGCATGCTGTGAACTGTGATGCTGAGAATATCCAGTTGTTCGTTCTGACATTGGCGATGTCACTGCTCCTATGGGCTACAGCTCATTCAGTACGTGCGCTCGCGGCGTGTAACGTGCGTGCAACACGGCAGTGGGCCTTTGGGCCGAAGCTCCAAGTCCAAGCACGGCAGGCCTACCTACCGTGCGGAAAACGCCAAAACCCACGAGAACACAGCTGAGCGAGTCCAGCTCCAGTCGACTAGTCGAGCTGTGCGCCTGTGCTGGCGTCGCGGGAATGCGGGATCCGTGGTGCGGGGGGCGACGTAACGGTAGGAGCGGAGCAGAGCTCTCTCCCGAGTCGTCACGGAAACCGAAACGCCCTCCTGCCCACGCGCGCGAGAGATCCAACGACAGACGACTGACGAGGACGAGGAATTGGCCGGGagccctcctcccccaccccgCGAACGTCTCCCCGTTGGACTGTGCCGCACGCGCGCTTGTCCTCTTCTccctcgtcggctcgtcgccatctccctctcctcaccgcAAAACCAAACGCCCCCACGGGCACCCCGTGCCGCGCCGTGCCCCACCTCTGAACGCCACCCAAAACCCCCACGGGACCGAGCCACCGGCGGGCACGGCATCGCAGCACGGGCGCGGCCAAGAGGCAAGAGTCCTGCCCTCTGCCAACGTGCCTGTCACATACTCACATCCAgtgcgcgcggccgcggggtTTTAGGCAGTGGGAGGAGCGGAAAAACGACGGGATCGCCAGCCATGGAATCCGCGACGGCGGCCGTCCGCGGCCCTGGCGCGTCGCTCGCGCGGGCCGCGCTCGTCTGcccggggcgcgcgcgggggcgggggccgcGGCGCGTCGTGGGGGGCggcctcgccgcgccagcgcccggcccccggcggAGGGCGCTCGTCGCCGTGGCCTCGCTCCAGGAGCCGCTCCCGTCGCGCGCGCAGGAGGGTCCGGtcgtggtggcgccgccgcaggTGAGTGAGTCCCGCCAGACCGCCGCAATCGTGCGCACGCGCGATCTTTTCGGCGCACTGTGACGCGCTGATATTCTAGGGAACTTCTTGGTGCAggctgatgaggaggaggtcCATGGGAATGGCGCTGCTGCGGTTGAAACCTCGTCTCCACCAGCTGGTAACTTCGTGATGGCCTGAAATGGCTTAATCTGTTTGATCGCCATGGATCCTTCGTTtattagtgtttttttttccgttCCTTTTTCCCCAGTCTCTGGTAAGACGGTGCGTGTCAGATTTGTGCTGGAGAAGCAGTGCGCGGTCGACCAGAGCGTCTACCTCGTCGGCGACGACCCGGCGCTCGGCCTTTGGGATCCGGCGAACGCGATTCCTCTGGAGTGCGCGGAAAGCCACGGCTGGATCTTAGAGAAAGTGAGCCTCGGTTTATGCCCACTATTTGGTGTTTTCCTTTCTTCGTAAGTGATAACGTCACCTTTTCTATTTGTCCTGTTTTGACCAGGATTTACCGGCCAACAAGCTGATTGAGTTCAAGTTCTTGCTGCGAGATTCCTCGGGAAAGTTGCACTGGCAGAATGGACCTAATAGGATCTTTCAGACAGGTGAAGCCGCAAACACTTTGGTCGTCTATGAAGATTGGTGTGATGTGAAGAATCAGAGAATAGCAGAAGAGGAGGTAGTCGCATCTGTTGTGATGGAGGAAGCGGTTGTTTCAGATGACAGTGAAAGCAGACAGGATACTGTTATAGAAGATGAGTTGCAAATGGATGATAACCAGGAGGTCAAAGAAGATGAACCCGCTgttgacgaggaggaagagaagtcAGCCGTTAATGTATCTGTTCAAGTGGATACGCTGAAGATAAACGAAGGCCAACCACATGAGGTACTTGTTTAATAAAGTTCATCAGCACCTTCCTCGCACAGTTTGTTTACTAATTGAACTACCAGAGGCTTTTATATATGTTTCTTTCTGCACTGCTGTCTAAAGTCATTCAGTGTATGCCCTATGCATTCTATCTGAAATGCGGCCAGTGGCCTCTTTTGATTATTCTTGTTGAGAGATAATAGGTCGATTAATTTCCAGAGAGTGGTGGTTTAGTTTGCAAGTGACCGGATTATAGAAGGAAGAATTAACAACTCTACTAGTAGAGTTTTCGAGTTCCTATTATCAGAAACACTTTTAAAGCGTAATAGGAACTGAATTTATCTACTGTTAGATATTGGATTATTCATTTAATTTGGAGGAAGGGGTGTGAAGTGCACAATTCAGGGGTTTCCTAGAAAAAATGTCCTTCAGAATTTATTTTGAGATGCATATTACTATTGTCATCTCTCATCCAATTTAAGGCTATTTCTCAGTTGATACGTTCCTACAATTACCCTGCGCATATAACGATTCCTTATTTTTCTTGGTCAGTCAATGCTGCAGAAAGAACTGGAAATTATAGACGAACTTCATGAAACAGTAGACATGGAGGACGTGAGTGCTTTGTGTGCTGATGAGAGTTCTGCTGAAAAAACTGAAGAAGATAATATCTTGCCTGAGCATGGTGTTCCAGTCGAGAATGGGTTGGCCAGTGCTTATGAACATGATTTGCTTTGGGGTTGGAAGGTCGTGCAGCAGCTGCTGATGAAGCTGGGCATCAGAATGGATACTACATGAAGGAAGCATAATCCAGTGCTATCTACCTATGCGCGTGCTGCAGTTTGGATGAAACGGTGTTGCTTTCAAAGATCGTCTGTTTTCACCCCCAGAGGCTGGCGACTGCCTTTATTTCAGGACCATAACCGTGAAGTCTAGCACTCTGGCAGCTGTCAGTATTGTATGTGTATATTCCTTTTCCAGAAATGCTGTTGCTTAGCAGAAACCAGTTACCAATAATCGGCCCGTCAGTTTTAGTGTTTTGCTGTCGTTGGTGGTCGAAACTTATCCTATTTCATATCGCCTGAAGTCTTGAAGATGTACGCTGGTCCGCAGAAGCGCAGATGTTGTCTGCGCGTTGTATATACCTGTGGTGAGAGATGTCTTTGAGAAAAGTGGACAAGACTCATTCTATGATAAGATGTCATTTCTCCTTTGATTCTTTGAATGCAGTACCACGATACCATCTCAGGGTGTTTCGGCCTTTCGGATATTGGCAATTTGGCACAGCTATAAACGTACTTTTGACTTTTGACAAGTGCAATATATGTTAACATTTGTTAATCTTATTATAGTAAAATAAGGTAATATTGTTTCTTACATACCGAATccgtgacttttttttttctgtgcgAAATATCGAACCCACGATCATGATCACTACTCAACGAGTACGTATTGGCGTATTTGCGCGCTCAGGGGTAGCTGCTTtccttgaatttttttattttttattttagtattttgcaaaaatatatatcctaataaaaaaattataaatttatacCTATACTGCCTTTGAAATGAATATAGACAAATAAAACGGCGGAAGGTGCACTGTAGCAACCTTACCGCCAGTTGAACCGGCGGAATTTACTTTCTTGAGGCAgcatactttcaaaaaattataactaattcatatgaattcggatggagataaactttctATAAAAATTTTAGACCTCGATGAGATCTACGATAGTTCAAATATTTTTCATTTGGAGCCAACTTGGTGCTCCAATAATTGATAAAattttcagatctaaaattgaattttagatctaaaacttGCGtagattatttgagcaccaagataGCTCCAAATGAAAAgagttttaactacaaagttataTATCCCGTAgatatctacaattttcatataaaatttatctccatacaaatttatagaaaattagttatgattttttgaatgtgtgctgccaagtttcagatctaaaatttgaattttagatctgaaacttgtgtcgattagtTAAGTACCAAGATGGCtctaaataaaaaaagtttgaactataaagttgtagatctcgtagagatatacaatttttatataaaatttatctccatgtaaatttatatgaattagttatgatttttttaaaaatgtgcTGCCCAGGGAGTAAAGTCCGCCGGTTCAATTGATGGTAAGGTTGCTATATTTCACGTTCCGGCATTTCAATTGGCTATAGCCGTTTTAAACGGTAGATATGGATTTGCCATTTTTTTATTAggacatatatttttgcaaaatataaaaataaaaaattccgcTTTCCTTTACCAATCGCCGAGATAGACAGCCCGGGACTGGCTTGGGCCTCGAAGGGATTGGGTGATTAGGGAGAAGCTTGGTGGATTGGGCCAGATTAGCTTGGATTGGACCGACCTTCTAAGCTTCTTCCATTTTTTAACTCTCTTTTATTTTAAGCACGGTTCTTGCTTTCCGCGGACGGTACTGCCGTGTCGGTCACTGAAAACTTTAACGCGCTTGTCTTCTCCAAATAGAGAACGAAAACATGAGGAAAAGGAGAGGGAGAAACTTTGGGGTTTCTTCTGCTCAACACTAAAATTAAAGTGTACAAATCGTGTAAGACTACCGATTTCTCTTAACTTCTAGATGCAATAGTTAGCACATCTTCAAGACTTCAACAGTCTTATAATAGCTCTCTCAatcctacaaatttctattaTTGCATTAAGAGTGCTTCAACAGTCTCCTATCCTAATATTTTCTGTGGAAGCACCCACCCTCTCACGGACACAAGGGAGAACTACCCGCACCCGCATATCGTTAGGTGTGAGATTATTAAGAGATGAGAAGCTATTCCCACACCATCTTATTGAAAGATTGCTGGAGATTACATAGATGTGAGATCATACTACCGAGAAGACTTCTTTCAAAATGGGACGGCAGTGGTGAAGCTAGACATTCAATTATAAGGGAAGTGGCGGAAGATGGTCGGCGCATAAGAGATGGTGACACTATCAATTTTAGGTTTAGAGTAGAATGACAACAGAAGCGTAAGGATAGAGGAATCTTGATGGGGTAGAGCAAAAGTTAGTGTCAGCGGCACAATATGGAATTATCTAGATGAAGAGGCATGTTGCTGGCCTAAAGTGagacctttttcttttctctctcctttttagaaaaaaataatacagATATGATGCATATATAACCACATGCAGCTACCCATATAAACATACGCACATAGCTTACCCTATGAGCATCTCCGAAAACTGAATAGACATATCATGAGATtgaaaaaattattaaaaactTTTTGCTATTAACAGGCATGTCTGCAAGCATCCATGTTGAATCATATACTTGAATCTCAGCATAGTGCAATCTATTTCGCTGTTGTAATATGACAATGGGGAGTCACAACTAAAGTTTTCAACGAATACGGGTGCACGACTTGAGGATGGCGATGATTTTATACCATGGCGGCGGCTGCTTTGTTGGCAATAGCCATTTCGTCAACCAACGAGGTTGACGAATGGTGTTTTTATCTTTGGTGTATGGTCTTGGGCAAGATGGCTTAGTTTGTTTTTTAGTCAGCCCGCAGTAGTGTGGAGTCGTGAAACTTTGCTTCAGTTGAGTTGCAATCGGTACAGTTGTTAGCGTGGTTGCCGCTGCTCACCTTATTGGGTTTTTGTTGCTATACTATACCCCGTCTTAGTTTCTTCTTTTCAATATAAtcttagtttctttttttttcaatatgaTCAATGGTTCTCTTGCCTTTAAAACAAAGTTTATTAAATAAGTTAGGTTTCTTCGTGTATAACCTGTGAACATAAGTTCAAATCTTCAATCCCGCACATGTGGACTGTGCACTCATCTACGACAATTGTTCTTCCGTGTAGTATACACGCGCATCAACAAGGATTCTTTGATGATTTTGTCAATCTCAAGATCTATCAACAAATGTTTCATCTACTGTACAATATTAATTCAATAGGTGTGGATGTACTTGTGAGGTATATGAAAGTTCATGTCtaattgtatttcaagaaaAATGTTTCCAAAGAACTGGCTCAATACAACATAATACCACAATAAGATTGTCTACGTATATAGAACCTTTACCACAAACATATACTATACCCAGTTAAAACTATAAGTTTTTTCTTACGGTTACAAAATAATGATCTCAACTCAGTAagagggtgtttgatactagttgctaaacattagcagtgtcatatcggatgttcggatgctaattaggaggattaaacatgagctaattataaaactaactgcagaatcctgtgctaatttgcgagattaatctattaagcctaattaatccatcattaacaatggttactgtagcaccacattgtcaaatcatggaccaagtctcgcgaattagactccatctgtacaattagttttgtaattagcttatatttaatacttctaattaacatctaaatattcgatgtgacaggtgctaaactttaacaggagTATCCAAACGGGGTCTAAGTTAAACCATTGGTGTCAAACTAAAACAATTTAAAGACTTGTGATCTGTAAAGGAGGACTACAAGAGAGTATCCTATTGTACATCTAGCCCCATCCAGATCCAGGGACCCAGCGGGGTGATTCGCTCAAGTGCCCGACCACATCGCCGAGCCCCCTAAACCCAAAGCCGTCCTCCTTGCTCCGGCGCGACGACGAgtcacccgccgccgcgcgatGGCCGACGGCGCTAGCAGCAGCGGCGGTGCGCGGGACGGGGGCGAGTCGGTGGTGATTGACTACGGCCGGCGCCGCACGACCTGCGGCTACTGCCGATCCTCCGGGCCCACGAGCATCTCCCACGGTATGATCCCCCGTCCCCGAGTGATTCGCTCTGTTTCGATCTGGGTCAGACCATGACGCCTGGTTGCTAGTGGAATCGCCCGTCTGCCCTAGTATATCTTCGAATCGCCCGGTGATTCTAGTATCTCGAGTTGACGAGTCACGGGTAGGATGTATGACCCCAGATCACCACGATAATTTGTGAATTTCTGTGTAAATGTTCCTGTAAGGGGCACTGCAGAAGCACGATGGCTTCGTAGTTGGATAGCCGTTGTTTCAGCTTATGCTCGTCAGGAAATGGCTTGTGCTTGTCAATTGAGGGGCATAACCTATGAATCTGTTGACGCTGGTTACTTTTTTGTTAACTCATATGTACCATTGATTGTAATTCTCTGAGTGCTTCGACGTTTCGTTGTTGCACTCAGCCTGTATACTCGCAACAAGCCAGCAACCATTTGGTTTTGCCCCACTGAAATGAAATAGAAAATAGGCCATTGTTAACTCTTCACAAGAAGGATCAATATGGAACATGTCACATATGTTATTTGTGGTGTTACACAGTACATGTAACTTTATGTAATTAATCAATTTTACAAAGTAAGATGTAGCAGGCAGGAATTGCTCTGACCTTTACATTCAATGTTTCATCATTCTTCTCCTTATGTcacctttttccttcttgttaTATCTATCATCTGCTTGCCTGTAGAAGGCTTTGTCAAATCATTTACTGTGCTGCTTTCTATCCTATTAATCTTGCAGGTATGTGGGCTAATAGTCTGAAAGCTGATGATTATCAAGGTACAGAAATTTCCTTTTCATATGTGTAGAGAGTTGGGCAATCACACACCACACCCTAGGAGGGAGGGGTGACCTTTCATATATAGTTGTACAAGGGGGAGCCGAGTAGGCTTCAGCTACAGGAAGTCGGATAGGCTGCTGTTACAGGAATTTATTTCTAATACCCGCCCGCAGTCACAGGGGGAGCTTGGCGGACACCAAGACTGGACCTAAATTTAGTAAACAATTGTACAGGAAGACCCTTAGTCATGATATCAGCATACTGATGCGAGGAaggaacatgaagaacacgAACTTCTCCCAATGCGACCTTCTTGCGGACAAAGTGGATGTCAATCTCAATGTGCTTCGTTCGTCGATGATGAACAGGATTGGCTGTCATATAGACAACACTAACATTGTCACAATAGACGAGCGTAGCCTTGGAGAGGGGAACATGAAGCTTGTGTAGAAGCTGCCGCATCCAACAACACTCTGCCACAGTATGTGCAACAACCCTCTACTCAGCCTTAG harbors:
- the LOC117847225 gene encoding uncharacterized protein, translated to MESATAAVRGPGASLARAALVCPGRARGRGPRRVVGGGLAAPAPGPRRRALVAVASLQEPLPSRAQEGPVVVAPPQADEEEVHGNGAAAVETSSPPAVSGKTVRVRFVLEKQCAVDQSVYLVGDDPALGLWDPANAIPLECAESHGWILEKDLPANKLIEFKFLLRDSSGKLHWQNGPNRIFQTGEAANTLVVYEDWCDVKNQRIAEEEVVASVVMEEAVVSDDSESRQDTVIEDELQMDDNQEVKEDEPAVDEEEEKSAVNVSVQVDTLKINEGQPHESMLQKELEIIDELHETVDMEDVSALCADESSAEKTEEDNILPEHGVPVENGLASAYEHDLLWGWKVVQQLLMKLGIRMDTT
- the LOC117849680 gene encoding pleckstrin homology domain-containing protein 1, producing the protein MAASLWRAVMDSVSGSSSSSSPTAPDAASGGVEFWHGAERVGWLNKQGEYIKTWRRRWFVLKQGRLFWFKDPAVTRASVPRGVIPVASCLTVKGAEDVLNRQFAFELSTPAETMYFIADSEKEKEEWINSIGRSIVQHSSSIADAEVVDYDSRPKATTQPKDSEESEPAA